The DNA sequence aacaaaaatagaaTGTTCAATACGTGTACGCAAAAAGGAATCTTTTATCGTAGTGCGtacttttttacaattttttttttttttttttgttaaaattgtttttctttttctgttttCCGCTCGCAGTATACACTTGTACTTAACgattatatgcatacataatacatttatgtatatatatatgtatatatatatgtatatatatatatgaatatatgtatatgaatatatgtatatgaggTAAATGTTATATACTGCTGTACACATGTAATTttgttgatatatttttattttattccttactcatctaaaaaatttttaaattaaggAAAAGCATTGCTTTGTCACATGGTCTCACAGGAGTCTGAAATAATAGGATCATTTCAACGGAAAACAAACCGTACTTACGTCTTTtgcatatgtaaataaacatatattcgCACATATGCGTACATATTCGTACATAATCGTTTATATtagtacatatgtgtatatatgcgtatatgtgtgtgtatgtttaCAACTGAATACATAAATTAGCCGTTAAAATTATTGTGTATATGTAAGGGTATGCATGAGGAACTgctacacatacacatacacttatgtacgtatacataACTAAACGTGCATGAACTGCAATCGGTATGTATGAACACTCGATCCTACTTCACATGGTAAATATTGTtacgatttttttttttttttttttttttgtatttttctacATTAACAATAAGCATTGAtcatgatttaaaaaaaaaaaagaaattaaaaaattgttgagaaaaaattagtaaaaattcAAAACAAAAACGTCCTAAATTGAAAATTGGAGCATATAAATTAGCGACTTATTTGGGTAGTGTGTGGTCAAGTAGCTAATTTGAGCGACTTAACTGAGAAGCTGAATTAAAATAGTGGGAagttaaaaagataaaaatttggaaaaggcgaaaaatcaaaatatgaGTACATAGAGAAAGGGAgtaatcaaaatataaacgtAAATGTAAACGTAAATGTAAACgtaaatgtaaatgtaaatgtaaatgtaaacataaacgttaatgttaatgtaaacataaacgttaatgttaatgtaaacataaacgttaatgttaatgtaaacataaacgttaatgttaatgtaaatgtaaatgtaaatgtaaGCATAAGTGCAAATGCTAAATCGTACAGTTGAgacaaatatgaaaaaataaaaaaaaaacaaagaaaaagaaagagaagaaaaaaaaaaaaaaaataataaaataaaaaaaaatgaaaatttttggAGTACTATTCTTATGTTTTATTGTTACAACACgaggggaaaaaaatataagcagTCCAAGTGATACACAGAAAACGAACACACAGGAAGTAAAGGAGAAAGAGAGTAACTTAACAAAATTCGTGGTAGCAGATGAAAAACATCATGATCAAACCttggaaaaaaatacaagCAACAGAACAACAGCGGAAACGAAAATAGGATATCTGGGAGAAGCAAATGACGTTAGCAATGTAGAGGAAGAAGCTACTAAAATCATCCGAATGACTGACGGGAGAGAGGAAGTCAAAGATACAAATTTAGGGGACGAGCTATTTCAGTCCAACCGTTCAAGTATTATGGTGAagtttgaaaataatatacattatataaatgacgATCCTACTAAGGATTACACGAATGGAAGACCATGTATTTCTACAGcggaaaaaatggaagaaatgaaaaaagaatgcGCAAATTTAAATGTCGATGAAGTGGAAGCGTGTGAACAAGTGGAAGCAGAGTTGGCTGCAGAAGAGAAAGACAATTATAGTAACTATTATAATACTGTAAAAGTTGATCGTGGTAGCAATAGCGACATTCGTGGAGGGAAAGATGAAGCACAGAAGGATAATGATCCTTATGTGGATTCAAATAtaagaaagaaaattatagaaaGGTCATTAGAAGAAGACAGCATGGACAATAACACAAACAATGGCCATAGTGTATCACTTGGCGATGGGAGTGGAAGTATCGGCAACACTGATAATGGGAGTGGAAGTAGCGGTAACATTGATAATGGGAGTGGAGGTGAACTAGGGGGAGGTAAAAGGGCCAACCGTTTCATATATGACAGCCCATTGGGGAGTGAAAGCGGAAGTGGACATTGGGAGCCGGAGGGggagaaagaagaaaaagaagttaCTGACTACAATAAAGTTTTTATGAAtttcgaaaaaaaatttagcaAGATGGAGGAAGAGGGGGTAGAAGGGGGGGAAGGAGCAAGGTCTGAAGGGGGAGCGGGGGTAGAGGAGGACGGTGCGACACGTGCGAGTGACCGTTTTAGTGAGAACGGGGGAAAGCGAGATAATATGAATTGGTCAGGCGAAAATACTATAGCGAGTCAGAAAAATGGTCCAGGTGAAATGGGAAGCGACAGCAGAACCAtggagaagaaaaagaataataaaaaaaaaaaagataacgACATTCAGAATAGCtggaataataaagaaaaggaaagagAAAAGAAGGATAGTAAAATAACAAGTATGGAATATAACAATGAGTATGAAAAATTGATAGTAAATAAACCAGAATCGATAAAATACTTTTTCGAGTTATTAACAgagataattataataataaaacttgGTTTTATGTACCGTTTTATGAACTTTATTATACCATTAAAGGATGTAATTATATCAAAAACATTAGATCAAGTAGAGTTGGCATGTGTAACTATGTTATCAGTACATCGTATTGGGAGTCAAACATATAGAGATGTATACGGTATTGTATTAATACTATTcctattatatttattaaaatatattataaaaaaatgcatttttaatagaaataaacaaaatggaaatatgGTAAGAAATAAACAAGGTgatgatatatatgttgaaaatttactaaaaagaattttatataatgtggaaaagaagaaaggaTTATCAGCATACGAAAATGTTTTACATGATATTCTGGATAATACTGATAATCTATTAGCgaatagtaatattattaataaagaaaataaaaatatatatacagatatgctatcaaatattaataatattggcATTTTTACGTATGTGTCTACTCAAGCTTTAAAGAAACTTAACCAGAAGTcagatattattattaacgaATTAATTGGAGGGGAGGCAGGAGCAGGGTTGATGGAAGATGACAGTAAACTTGATAGACTTAGGAATTTAATGCTTAATGAATATGATGAGTAcgatttaaataaatttaaggaCAATCTGATGAACAATAACGATCTGATGAACAACAACGGGCTGATAAACAACAACGGGCTGATAAACAACAACGGGCTGATAAACAATAGCGATCTGATGAACAATAGCGATCTGATGAACAATAGCGATCTGATGAACAATAACGATCTGGTGAACAATAGCGATCTGATGAACAATAACGATCTGATGAACAACAACGAACGGATAAATAATAGCGAATTTATGAACAATAGTGATCTGATGAACAATAGCGAATTTATGAACAATAGCGATCTGATGAACAATAGCGAATTTATGAACAACAACGAATTTATGAACAATAGCGAATTTATAAACAATAACGAGTATAGTGAGAATGGTCTAAATAGCAAGTTAAGGTACAGTGTGTTACAACAGCACaatgaatataatgaaaatgctATTTCTCTAAATTTTATGGCAAAGTCAGGcaattttgaatatatcaACAATAATGAAAATCCTAGTATGAAGGGTACAGTACAATTCTCATACAATGACATTGGAAGAAACAACAAGAGCGACCTTTACTTCGAACATCCCGCAAACAGGTTGACAAACAAGGTCGGCGGAACCAGCAATGTTAGCGGTAACGTTAGAGGTAACGTTAGCGGTAACGTTAGCGGTAACGTTAGCGGaggtaataatattaacagtgATAATATAAGCAGCGATAATAAGGTTTCGAATATCGCTCCGCCAAATGAACACAAGGATGAGGGGGGAAATGGAATTTACTTTGACAAAGacttaaaagaaaaaaatgaaatgaatcTAATAAGCAATAAAAGGAATTCCTCTGTAATGATTAAACATATGAACACTAATAGTAGCGTAAACATCCCTAACGACCCAAACAACATGGTAAATGATTTAAACAGTTCACCATTATACAATATcaacagtaatagtaatagtaacagtaatagtaatagtaataataatagtaatagtaataataatagtaatagtaataataatagtaatagtaataataatagtaatagtaataataatagtaatagtaataataatagtaatagtaataataataataataataataataataataataataatagtaacaatagtagtaacaataatagtaacaataattgTAACAATAAttgtaacaataatagtaacaatagtagtaacaataatagtaataataatagtaacaatagtagtaacaataatagtaataataatagtaataataataataataattataaatataattataataactaCGGCATTATGACTCGTCCGAAGGAAACTCACAGTTACCCCAAGAAATTAATTCAAACCAGTAATACACCGGTAACCACAAACAGAAAGTCCAATACCCTTGAGAACAACTTGGACAAGAAGAACTTTTACGCAAACGAAAATGTAGTTAGCCCGAATTTTGCGGTCGACGATGCCATGAAGAATGTGGTAAGTGCATTAGTGTACATATGTTGTTAAGATGCTTATGGAGAAGGGATGTTATGTTACACTATATCGTACCATACTGCAATGTATTATTctactttatttttctacCTCCTTATTTTTCTACCTCCTTATTTTTCTGCCTCCTTATATTTCTGCCTCCTTATTTTTCtgcttctttattttattagcCCCCTGCGCAGGCCTCAACTCAGAACAATGACGAATTACGGATGAGCACAAATTTAATGAACAACTtcgaaaacaaaaatgaacaGGTAAGGCCCAATGACGAATTGACGAATAATTTGACAAGCTCGaattcccctttttttactGATTCCAAAAACGGAACAGCAACTTTAGAGAGTGAGAACTTTATACAGAAGACGGACGACCCGCAAAACTATGCTCCGCgtaataatttaaagaatatttacAACTGTGCGTGCATGTATTAGTATATCATTGTTTGTGTGTGAATAGTGCTTAGTGGTACGTATGTACGTCCATTttcttatgtatatgtgtgtgttcGCCTGTATACCCATTTGCTCACCTGTACATGTGTATCCCCCCTTTTTTTCATAGCCGCGTTCTCATATATGCCACCTGCACATCAAGTACTGGAAAATTCGTATAACAGAAATCAGAAATACTTAACACAGAGAaagta is a window from the Plasmodium malariae genome assembly, chromosome: 2 genome containing:
- the PSOP24 gene encoding secreted ookinete protein, putative, encoding MKIFGVLFLCFIVTTRGEKNISSPSDTQKTNTQEVKEKESNLTKFVVADEKHHDQTLEKNTSNRTTAETKIGYLGEANDVSNVEEEATKIIRMTDGREEVKDTNLGDELFQSNRSSIMVKFENNIHYINDDPTKDYTNGRPCISTAEKMEEMKKECANLNVDEVEACEQVEAELAAEEKDNYSNYYNTVKVDRGSNSDIRGGKDEAQKDNDPYVDSNIRKKIIERSLEEDSMDNNTNNGHSVSLGDGSGSIGNTDNGSGSSGNIDNGSGGELGGGKRANRFIYDSPLGSESGSGHWEPEGEKEEKEVTDYNKVFMNFEKKFSKMEEEGVEGGEGARSEGGAGVEEDGATRASDRFSENGGKRDNMNWSGENTIASQKNGPGEMGSDSRTMEKKKNNKKKKDNDIQNSWNNKEKEREKKDSKITSMEYNNEYEKLIVNKPESIKYFFELLTEIIIIIKLGFMYRFMNFIIPLKDVIISKTLDQVELACVTMLSVHRIGSQTYRDVYGIVLILFLLYLLKYIIKKCIFNRNKQNGNMVRNKQGDDIYVENLLKRILYNVEKKKGLSAYENVLHDILDNTDNLLANSNIINKENKNIYTDMLSNINNIGIFTYVSTQALKKLNQKSDIIINELIGGEAGAGLMEDDSKLDRLRNLMLNEYDEYDLNKFKDNLMNNNDLMNNNGLINNNGLINNNGLINNSDLMNNSDLMNNSDLMNNNDLVNNSDLMNNNDLMNNNERINNSEFMNNSDLMNNSEFMNNSDLMNNSEFMNNNEFMNNSEFINNNEYSENGLNSKLRYSVLQQHNEYNENAISLNFMAKSGNFEYINNNENPSMKGTVQFSYNDIGRNNKSDLYFEHPANRLTNKVGGTSNVSGNVRGNVSGNVSGNVSGGNNINSDNISSDNKVSNIAPPNEHKDEGGNGIYFDKDLKEKNEMNLISNKRNSSVMIKHMNTNSSVNIPNDPNNMVNDLNSSPLYNINSNSNSNSNSNSNNNSNSNNNSNSNNNSNSNNNSNSNNNSNSNNNSNSNNNNNNNNNNNNNSNNSSNNNSNNNCNNNCNNNSNNSSNNNSNNNSNNSSNNNSNNNSNNNNNNYKYNYNNYGIMTRPKETHSYPKKLIQTSNTPVTTNRKSNTLENNLDKKNFYANENVVSPNFAVDDAMKNVASTQNNDELRMSTNLMNNFENKNEQVRPNDELTNNLTSSNSPFFTDSKNGTATLESENFIQKTDDPQNYAPPAFSYMPPAHQVLENSYNRNQKYLTQRKERQKIVATKSPFN